The Halococcus salifodinae DSM 8989 sequence CATGACGCCGCGAGGTCCGCGTGGCCGTCGAAGCCACACGGACACGTTAGCGTGTCCTTGTGGCGGACTGTCTCGTCGCGTTCGCCACAGTGCGGACATTCCTGCGAAGTCCATTCTTCGCCGTCGGCTTCGAGTTCCATCCCGTATTCCTCGCA is a genomic window containing:
- a CDS encoding IS200/IS605 family transposase, whose protein sequence is ALTDVLETSWSVTANQKTHNFWAFRQFVNHLACVCEEYGMELEADGEEWTSQECPHCGERDETVRHKDTLTCPCGFDGHADLAAS